CCCTTGAGGGCCACTCTTCCCCCCATTCCAGCTATCGGGTTGATTATGAGGCCTATCATGGTTTCACCTCATGTACTTCCTCGCAAAGACCGTCAGAAACACGGCCCACATGAACATTCCGAACAGCGCCTCAACCGACGCTATGACCCTCCCAACGCCCACGGGGTGGTAGTCACCGTAGCCGAGGGTTGTGGCGGTAACGACGCTGAAGTACTCGTAGTCGATGAAGCTCATTCCCCCAGATACCCCCTCAACGCTCCGGGTCAGGAAGAACAGAATGGGAAAGAAGATGTTCACCGCGGCAAGCCATATGAGTATGGGCCTCTTCCAGTCAGTGCCGTATTTACACGTCAAATCCGCGAAGAGCCACTCGAAGGCCGTTTCCATTTTAACGAGAAGCTTTTTAAGTCCCCTCCTCCTGCCAGCCAGCCGGGAATGCCTCCTAGAGACCATTTCGAGGTAGTAATACCTGTCCGCCCTCTCAAGGTCCCCGTTCCGCTCCCAGCTTATCCTTGCCAGGCGATAGAGAACCTCCGCCGCGTGGTGGCTGTTGAACCTGCAGTCTTCGACGTCTATGAAGCCCTCGACGTTCAGCTCCACCGGAATGTTGGGGAGAACCGTGGAGTTCCATGTGAAGTCCCCATTGAAGGAGACCCTTCTGAAGATTAGGTTTCCCATTACCCGAGTGTGAACGAACTCTGGATTCTTGAGCCAGCTGGCGAGAATCTCGGCGTGACCGAAGATGTCCAGATCCTCCAGGACAAGGTTCCCGTGGAAGCGTCTTATGCTGAGCCTCACCTGTCTCTTGAAGCGCGCCGACTGGTCGAACTCGACGTTCCTGATTGTCAGGGCAGAGGCCCTAACGGCCCTTTCGCGGGACTCGGAGGGTTTTATGCCGTGCTCCTCGAGTATCTTCCTCATGAGTGGATAGCGAACGTTTATTCCGATCCTCCTGACGCCCTCGAGCCCGCTGAGTTCTATCCTGCCTGTAGCGATCCTGCGCTCTCCGTAGTCCCTCTCCGCTTCCTCCGTTCCTCCGGTGTGCTCCGTGGAGTTTATCATAACGTAGCTGACTCTCGAGTTTCTGACGTAGACGGAGTTGGAGAACCTAACCCTGAGCAGGTTGAGGCCAAAGACACGGGAGCCGTGGACGGTGAAGGTCCCCACTTCGCTTCCAAAGACCACTATCCTTCCCACGGCCGAGTTAT
This Thermococcus cleftensis DNA region includes the following protein-coding sequences:
- a CDS encoding potassium channel family protein gives rise to the protein MCEYTYENGKKCRLKPVEGSKYCPLHIPYDEGERLLGEEIKRVKEEAFLRRLKSGHTYFEGVYLYDVKIGDFIAEKPIVFKNSHVRAILFDSVRVPGITFYNSAVGRIVVFGSEVGTFTVHGSRVFGLNLLRVRFSNSVYVRNSRVSYVMINSTEHTGGTEEAERDYGERRIATGRIELSGLEGVRRIGINVRYPLMRKILEEHGIKPSESRERAVRASALTIRNVEFDQSARFKRQVRLSIRRFHGNLVLEDLDIFGHAEILASWLKNPEFVHTRVMGNLIFRRVSFNGDFTWNSTVLPNIPVELNVEGFIDVEDCRFNSHHAAEVLYRLARISWERNGDLERADRYYYLEMVSRRHSRLAGRRRGLKKLLVKMETAFEWLFADLTCKYGTDWKRPILIWLAAVNIFFPILFFLTRSVEGVSGGMSFIDYEYFSVVTATTLGYGDYHPVGVGRVIASVEALFGMFMWAVFLTVFARKYMR